The Sphaerospermopsis torques-reginae ITEP-024 genome has a window encoding:
- a CDS encoding fimbrial biogenesis chaperone, protein MKTLIYRCFTAAIFLLISTISPALAFKLDPISRVFAPAGTGATQSYQIINDSAEQIAVELSMVERKISLEGEETTEKADDDFLVFPSQIILPPQGVQSVRVTWLGNPNPEKELAYRLVAEQLPINLKKPEPSAPETAQGAVKVMFRYMGSVYIRPKNAQTKVVLNSINHEKGKDGNDLLVITFDNQGTRRAVLSELNLNLTSEKGSQINLKSEELQGVNNGVILAGNQRRFSIPWPKQLPVGKVTGTFTFKDVE, encoded by the coding sequence ATGAAAACTTTGATATATCGTTGTTTTACTGCTGCTATTTTTCTGTTAATTAGCACTATTTCACCTGCATTAGCTTTCAAATTAGATCCGATTTCCAGGGTATTTGCACCGGCAGGAACAGGCGCTACCCAGTCTTATCAAATTATTAATGATAGTGCAGAACAAATCGCCGTTGAACTGTCAATGGTAGAGCGAAAAATCAGCTTAGAAGGTGAAGAAACCACCGAAAAAGCTGATGATGATTTTTTAGTTTTTCCATCCCAAATCATCCTACCACCCCAAGGTGTACAATCTGTGCGTGTCACCTGGTTAGGTAATCCCAACCCAGAAAAAGAACTTGCTTATCGCCTTGTGGCTGAACAATTACCAATTAACTTAAAAAAACCAGAACCATCAGCACCAGAAACAGCACAAGGAGCGGTAAAAGTGATGTTTCGTTACATGGGTTCAGTGTATATTCGCCCCAAAAATGCCCAGACCAAAGTAGTTTTAAATAGCATTAATCATGAAAAAGGAAAAGACGGAAATGATTTGTTAGTAATTACTTTTGATAATCAGGGTACTCGCCGTGCTGTATTATCAGAATTAAATTTAAACTTAACTAGCGAAAAAGGCAGTCAAATTAATCTCAAATCAGAAGAGTTACAAGGTGTGAATAATGGGGTAATTTTGGCAGGAAATCAACGACGGTTTTCTATTCCTTGGCCTAAACAATTACCTGTGGGAAAAGTCACAGGCACATTTACATTTAAAGATGTTGAATAA
- a CDS encoding transglycosylase SLT domain-containing protein, translating to MLKKLQNKQIYLIAGAGLCAFLVGGMISAPEAGKTLSKWLNLSQSQPEKLSEANKSQSVVFRLVSQSLPERAAKLAEIAENGSSPERERARYLLASDYIETNQGKKALTLLEGLEKDYPVLAPYILLKQAQAQDILGEKGKASDLRQKVLKDYPQDAVVVKAIYLIGLPKLHEQAIAQFPSHPLTWEIIRKRLRENPNQPKLKLILAKYASDEPGITGILDQLAKQPQLTAADWDLIGSVYWENNQFAKAASAYAKAPKSAKNIYRRARGLQIDKKRDQAITIYKQQIQQFPDDEETGTALLRLAEITPGKAAISYLDQIINKFPKQAPQALEQKAKLLESLKDNQAATETWKLLLGRYSNSEEAAEYRWKNALNKAKNRDYVGAWQWAQPIATENPRSILAPRASFWVGKWATLLGKQEDARKAYEYVLSQFPQSYYAWRAASILGLDVGDFSNLRLINPEIIPPQRPVPPAGSDTFKELYLLGQDRDAWYEWETAFKNNSQPTVAEEFTEGLMRLAKGENLIGIAKISKLEDRETPEEQAEFAALSKEITYWQARYPFPYFQEIQKWSISRQLNPLLVTALMRQESMFQPKIKSVVGATGLMQVMPSTAAWIAPQIGMDIKNLNLENPNDNIMLGTWYLDHTHQQYGNNSMLAIASYNAGPGNVAKWLQTIPKQDPDEFVEEIPFGETRNYVRLVFGNYWNYLRLYNPSISALVAKYSEQQPKLPQQ from the coding sequence ATGCTAAAGAAACTACAAAACAAGCAAATTTATTTGATTGCTGGTGCAGGGCTATGTGCCTTTTTAGTCGGGGGTATGATATCAGCCCCAGAAGCTGGAAAAACCTTGAGTAAATGGTTAAACTTGAGTCAGAGTCAGCCTGAGAAATTATCTGAGGCTAATAAATCCCAGTCAGTTGTATTTCGTTTGGTATCACAATCTTTACCGGAACGGGCGGCAAAACTGGCGGAAATTGCGGAGAATGGCAGTTCACCGGAAAGAGAAAGAGCGCGTTATCTGTTAGCAAGTGATTATATAGAAACTAATCAAGGTAAAAAAGCCCTGACATTGCTAGAAGGTCTAGAGAAAGACTATCCTGTTTTAGCACCATACATTTTACTCAAACAAGCCCAAGCACAAGATATTCTGGGTGAAAAAGGCAAAGCTTCGGATCTGCGGCAAAAAGTGTTAAAAGATTATCCTCAAGATGCAGTGGTAGTTAAAGCTATATATTTGATTGGGTTGCCAAAGCTACATGAACAGGCGATCGCTCAATTTCCTTCCCATCCCCTCACCTGGGAAATTATCCGCAAACGCCTACGAGAAAACCCCAATCAACCCAAGTTAAAATTAATCCTAGCTAAATATGCCTCTGATGAGCCAGGAATTACTGGTATTTTAGATCAGTTAGCTAAACAGCCCCAACTCACAGCCGCAGATTGGGATCTCATCGGTTCAGTATATTGGGAAAATAACCAATTTGCTAAGGCTGCCAGTGCTTATGCTAAAGCTCCAAAATCAGCTAAAAACATTTATCGTAGGGCTAGAGGTTTACAAATAGATAAAAAACGAGATCAAGCAATTACTATTTATAAGCAACAAATCCAACAATTTCCCGATGATGAAGAAACGGGAACAGCCTTATTAAGATTAGCAGAAATCACCCCTGGTAAAGCTGCCATATCTTATCTTGACCAAATTATTAATAAGTTTCCGAAACAAGCACCCCAGGCACTGGAACAAAAAGCTAAACTGCTAGAGTCGCTTAAAGATAATCAGGCCGCTACAGAAACCTGGAAATTATTGTTAGGTAGATATAGCAACTCTGAAGAAGCAGCAGAATATCGTTGGAAAAATGCCCTCAATAAAGCCAAAAATAGAGATTATGTAGGTGCATGGCAGTGGGCGCAACCAATCGCTACAGAGAATCCCAGGAGTATTTTAGCTCCCAGAGCCAGTTTTTGGGTAGGAAAATGGGCAACTTTACTAGGTAAACAGGAAGATGCACGGAAAGCCTACGAGTATGTACTGAGTCAATTTCCCCAATCTTATTATGCTTGGCGGGCTGCTAGTATTTTAGGTTTAGATGTAGGTGATTTTAGTAACTTGCGGTTGATCAATCCAGAAATTATCCCGCCCCAACGTCCCGTACCTCCAGCGGGTTCTGATACCTTTAAAGAATTGTATTTACTGGGACAAGATCGAGATGCTTGGTATGAGTGGGAAACAGCATTTAAAAATAACAGTCAACCTACCGTAGCGGAAGAATTTACGGAAGGGTTGATGCGGTTAGCAAAAGGTGAAAATCTGATTGGTATTGCTAAGATATCTAAATTAGAAGATCGGGAAACACCAGAGGAACAAGCAGAATTTGCAGCTTTAAGTAAAGAAATCACCTATTGGCAAGCCCGTTATCCGTTTCCCTATTTTCAAGAAATACAAAAATGGTCTATATCACGTCAACTTAATCCTTTGCTAGTTACAGCATTGATGCGCCAAGAGTCAATGTTTCAACCAAAAATTAAATCCGTGGTTGGTGCGACGGGTTTAATGCAGGTAATGCCCAGTACCGCTGCATGGATAGCACCACAAATTGGTATGGATATCAAAAACCTCAATTTGGAAAACCCCAATGATAATATTATGTTGGGTACATGGTATTTGGATCATACCCATCAGCAATATGGTAATAATTCCATGTTAGCGATCGCCAGCTACAACGCAGGACCGGGCAACGTAGCCAAATGGTTACAAACCATACCCAAACAAGATCCAGATGAGTTTGTAGAAGAAATTCCTTTTGGTGAAACTAGGAACTATGTGCGGTTGGTATTTGGCAACTATTGGAATTATCTGCGGTTGTATAATCCGTCAATTTCTGCTTTAGTAGCTAAATACTCAGAACAACAACCGAAATTACCGCAGCAGTAA
- the tatC gene encoding twin-arginine translocase subunit TatC has translation MTSSPDIDTINSPNVDKEGYNNSAVDPLDELPDEVEMSFFDHLEELRSRIFYSLIAVAVCVVSCFVVVKPLVQILEVPANGIKFLQLAPGEYFFVSLKVAGYSGLVLATPFILYQIVQFVLPGLTRRERRLLAPVVFGSSFLFLAGLVFAYFLLIPAALNFFVSYGADVVEQLWSIEKYFEFVLLLLFSTGLAFQVPVIQLLLSNLGIVSSNQMLAGWRFVIMFAVVLGAVLTPSTDPLTQSLLAGAVLGLYFGGIGLVKLTGK, from the coding sequence ATGACATCATCACCAGACATAGATACTATTAATTCTCCCAATGTTGACAAAGAAGGATACAATAACTCAGCAGTTGATCCCTTAGATGAGTTACCAGATGAAGTAGAAATGTCGTTTTTCGATCATCTGGAAGAATTGCGATCGCGCATTTTTTATTCTTTAATAGCTGTAGCGGTATGTGTAGTTAGTTGCTTTGTCGTTGTTAAACCACTTGTACAAATACTAGAAGTTCCTGCAAACGGTATTAAATTTCTGCAACTAGCACCGGGAGAATATTTCTTTGTTTCCCTCAAAGTTGCGGGTTACAGTGGTTTAGTGCTGGCCACTCCTTTTATACTTTACCAAATTGTGCAATTTGTATTACCCGGTTTAACTCGTCGTGAACGTCGTTTATTAGCACCGGTGGTTTTTGGTTCGAGTTTTCTATTTTTGGCTGGGTTGGTATTTGCTTATTTTCTACTTATTCCCGCAGCATTAAACTTTTTTGTTAGCTACGGTGCTGATGTGGTAGAACAACTATGGTCAATTGAGAAATATTTTGAATTTGTACTATTGCTGTTATTTAGTACCGGTTTAGCGTTTCAAGTTCCCGTTATTCAATTATTGTTAAGTAATTTAGGTATTGTTTCTTCAAATCAAATGTTAGCCGGTTGGCGGTTTGTGATTATGTTTGCAGTGGTTTTAGGTGCGGTGTTAACACCTTCTACTGATCCTTTAACTCAAAGTTTATTAGCAGGTGCGGTTTTAGGGTTGTATTTTGGTGGTATTGGGTTGGTGAAATTAACGGGTAAGTAA
- a CDS encoding type II toxin-antitoxin system VapC family toxin, translating into MLLDSNIIIYSAQAEHNKLRELIAEYAPAVSALSYLEVLGYHQLTKDQIQYFEEFFQIAEVLPISQDVLNQAVILRQQKKMTLGDAIIASTALVYGLILITRNTDDFRWITQLRLWNPFESDKPS; encoded by the coding sequence GTGCTGCTAGATAGTAATATTATCATCTACTCTGCTCAAGCAGAACACAATAAATTGAGAGAATTAATTGCTGAATATGCACCTGCGGTATCAGCACTTAGTTATTTGGAAGTTTTAGGCTATCATCAGCTTACCAAAGATCAAATTCAGTATTTTGAGGAGTTTTTTCAAATTGCTGAAGTTTTACCCATCTCTCAAGATGTTTTAAACCAAGCAGTCATTTTGCGACAACAGAAAAAAATGACTTTAGGTGATGCGATTATTGCCAGCACTGCTTTAGTGTATGGGTTGATTTTAATAACAAGAAATACAGATGATTTTCGCTGGATAACTCAACTAAGATTGTGGAATCCATTTGAATCTGATAAACCTAGTTGA
- a CDS encoding DUF433 domain-containing protein, whose protein sequence is MSNNTSIISVSPEVMSGTPVFTGTRVPIQTLLDYLKAGDSIDDFLEGFPTVTKEQVITFLEEVEKAMISKVA, encoded by the coding sequence ATGTCTAACAATACTTCAATTATCAGCGTTTCTCCTGAAGTTATGAGTGGTACTCCAGTTTTTACTGGAACAAGAGTTCCTATTCAAACACTTTTAGATTATTTAAAAGCAGGAGATTCAATAGATGATTTTTTAGAAGGTTTTCCTACGGTTACTAAAGAACAAGTAATTACATTTTTGGAGGAAGTAGAAAAAGCAATGATTAGTAAGGTAGCATAA
- a CDS encoding NYN domain-containing protein, with amino-acid sequence MKSVAILLDGGFVLKKLYAMLGNNHATAEDVIKFSQVCLDSDEDLFRLYYYDCQPYEQTQTNPISGTSIDFSATSACSRSKSLQNALSQSSKVAFRKGNILFKGWIIKKYSTQDIIKTGRSILDTDIQADLQQKGVDIKIGLDVASLTLKHTVERLILVTGDSDFIPAMKFARREGVQVVIISMGNSNIYSDFKEHSDEVRKVGYDPATSSFIRII; translated from the coding sequence ATGAAATCAGTTGCAATTCTTCTAGATGGTGGCTTTGTTTTGAAAAAACTGTATGCAATGCTAGGTAATAACCATGCTACTGCTGAAGATGTTATCAAGTTTTCTCAAGTATGTTTGGATAGTGATGAGGATCTATTCCGATTATACTATTACGACTGTCAACCTTACGAGCAAACACAAACTAACCCAATTTCAGGTACAAGTATTGATTTTAGTGCTACTTCAGCCTGTAGTAGAAGCAAATCTTTACAAAATGCGTTATCACAAAGCAGCAAGGTAGCTTTCAGAAAAGGAAATATTCTTTTTAAAGGATGGATTATCAAGAAATATTCTACTCAAGATATTATCAAAACTGGACGAAGTATTTTAGACACTGATATTCAAGCTGATCTTCAACAAAAGGGTGTAGATATTAAAATTGGACTTGATGTAGCTTCATTAACTCTCAAGCATACTGTTGAACGACTGATACTTGTAACAGGAGATAGCGACTTTATTCCGGCTATGAAATTTGCACGTCGTGAAGGAGTGCAGGTTGTTATCATTTCAATGGGAAATTCTAATATTTATTCTGATTTTAAGGAACATTCTGATGAAGTTCGCAAAGTTGGGTATGATCCTGCTACCAGTTCTTTTATTAGAATTATATAA
- a CDS encoding restriction endonuclease codes for MNQSPIDLLFESIFGYLPNKKGTAYEIIAAIVTQILEENASVVHDSRIEGVFSQTLYQIDVLSEKDNRKAFGEAKDYTIKDKKVGRDDIQKMAGALRDVNMDEGLFFSATGFTKPAKDYAEASEKIIGKPIQLLHLRTTIEQDEKGRIKSIQVDIPGLVPKCQDGKYKPIWTSDGDSLLEKLIQEDVVKENTTIGVFSIYDANGNIIYTIQELTHELINIYWGSSITQEAIGCIPTPNGHIKIQDKFVPIHGIDYSIPLYEIVETVIVQADGNVKLLVKSEDGKVNKLITDTQLSNYVLDNKTVQMQTKKTNNFNNIYIKDSQTK; via the coding sequence ATGAATCAGTCTCCTATTGATCTACTATTTGAGTCAATTTTTGGTTATCTACCAAATAAAAAAGGTACAGCTTATGAAATTATTGCTGCAATTGTGACACAAATTTTAGAAGAGAATGCATCAGTGGTTCACGATAGTAGAATCGAAGGAGTATTTAGCCAAACTCTATATCAAATTGATGTCTTGAGTGAGAAAGACAATAGAAAAGCATTTGGTGAAGCTAAGGATTACACCATAAAAGATAAAAAAGTTGGACGTGATGATATTCAGAAAATGGCTGGAGCTTTAAGAGACGTTAATATGGATGAGGGTTTATTTTTTTCAGCAACTGGGTTTACAAAACCTGCTAAGGACTATGCAGAAGCATCAGAAAAAATCATAGGAAAGCCAATTCAATTATTGCATCTTCGCACTACTATAGAACAAGATGAGAAAGGACGTATAAAATCTATTCAGGTTGATATTCCAGGATTAGTTCCCAAATGTCAAGACGGTAAATATAAACCTATTTGGACTTCTGATGGAGATTCTTTACTAGAAAAACTCATTCAAGAAGATGTAGTCAAAGAAAATACTACAATAGGTGTCTTTTCTATTTATGATGCAAATGGGAATATTATATACACCATACAAGAACTTACTCATGAACTTATTAATATATATTGGGGGAGTTCTATTACTCAAGAAGCTATTGGTTGTATTCCAACTCCTAATGGTCATATAAAAATTCAGGATAAGTTTGTACCTATACATGGAATTGATTACTCAATTCCTTTGTATGAAATAGTAGAAACTGTGATTGTTCAAGCTGATGGTAATGTAAAATTGTTGGTCAAGTCTGAAGATGGAAAGGTAAATAAGCTGATTACAGATACTCAGTTATCAAACTACGTTTTAGATAATAAGACAGTTCAAATGCAGACCAAAAAAACGAACAATTTCAATAATATATACATTAAGGATTCTCAGACCAAATAG
- the bioU gene encoding (S)-8-amino-7-oxononanoate synthase BioU — translation MNKQPIRIGVLGFGGLGQAAAKLLSSKREMILVAAADQKGYAYSTEGLNTDACITTYQKQGTVGYLEPFGTLSNNSIQDLIQATGDAVDGYFLALPNLPNDFIPNVTKQFIQAGWQGVLVDAIKRTSAVEQLLAMKDELQAAGITYMTGCGATPGLLTAAAALAAQSYAEIHNVVITFGVGIANWEAYRATVREDIGHIPGYTVEAARAMTDAEVEALLDKTNGVLTLENMEHADDVMLEIAGICSRDRVTVGGVVDTRNPKKPLSTNVKITGRTFEGKISTHTFTLGDETSMAANVCGPAFGYLKAGQELHQRCINGLFTAAEIMPKFVK, via the coding sequence ATGAACAAACAACCCATCCGCATCGGAGTCCTTGGTTTTGGTGGACTCGGCCAAGCAGCAGCAAAACTCCTCTCCAGCAAACGCGAAATGATCCTCGTAGCCGCCGCAGATCAAAAAGGCTACGCATACTCTACAGAAGGCTTAAACACCGACGCTTGCATCACCACCTACCAAAAACAAGGAACAGTCGGTTATTTAGAACCCTTCGGCACATTAAGCAATAACAGCATTCAAGACCTTATTCAAGCCACAGGTGACGCTGTAGATGGTTATTTCCTCGCCTTACCCAACCTACCTAACGACTTTATCCCCAACGTCACCAAACAATTTATCCAAGCTGGTTGGCAAGGTGTATTAGTTGATGCCATCAAACGCACCAGCGCAGTAGAACAACTGTTAGCCATGAAAGACGAACTGCAAGCAGCAGGTATTACCTACATGACCGGTTGTGGTGCAACCCCTGGACTATTAACCGCCGCCGCCGCTTTAGCTGCCCAAAGTTACGCTGAAATTCACAATGTAGTTATTACCTTTGGTGTAGGTATTGCTAACTGGGAAGCATACCGCGCTACAGTTCGGGAAGACATCGGACATATACCCGGTTATACTGTAGAAGCTGCTAGGGCGATGACTGATGCAGAGGTAGAAGCATTATTAGATAAAACTAACGGTGTGTTGACCTTAGAAAACATGGAACACGCCGATGATGTAATGTTGGAAATAGCCGGAATTTGTTCACGGGATAGAGTGACAGTTGGTGGTGTAGTTGATACCCGCAACCCCAAAAAGCCTTTAAGTACCAATGTGAAAATTACCGGTCGTACTTTTGAGGGGAAAATTTCCACCCACACCTTTACATTAGGCGATGAAACCAGCATGGCGGCTAATGTGTGCGGTCCTGCCTTTGGTTATTTAAAAGCTGGTCAGGAACTACATCAAAGATGCATTAACGGCCTATTTACCGCAGCGGAAATAATGCCTAAATTTGTAAAATAG
- a CDS encoding type II secretion system F family protein: MPTYLARVRDSQGKTRTEKFVADSLKDARTNLRDKGFIVQDLKESKSFSFDLEKIQNSFVKVAVKDKAVFSRQFAALVNAGVAIVRALGVLSEQCSNPKLKKALTEICLDVQTGVNLSDSMRKHPDCFDGLYVSMVQAGEIGGVLDEVLNRLAKLLEDMARLQNQIKSAMSYPVVVGFLATAIFVGMTVFLIPIFANIFEDIGVELPALTQFLMTCSKILRSYWSLAIIAGLIVAQIAFKQYYKTPVGKLTVDRLSLKMPLFGDLIQKSSVAKFSRTFGSLTRSGVPIITCLEIVRDTSGNQIIANSIDAARKEVQEGGMISTALNKSQVFPAMAIQMMMIGEETGELDGMLMKVADFYEDEVEQAVKSLTSILEPLMIVVLGGMVGTILLAMYLPMFKVYETIG, encoded by the coding sequence ATGCCTACCTATCTTGCCCGTGTTCGGGACTCTCAAGGAAAAACCCGAACTGAAAAATTTGTTGCTGATTCCTTAAAGGATGCTCGTACTAATCTTAGAGATAAAGGTTTTATAGTTCAAGACCTAAAAGAATCTAAAAGTTTCAGCTTTGATTTAGAGAAAATTCAGAACTCCTTTGTTAAAGTGGCAGTCAAAGACAAAGCGGTTTTTTCCCGTCAATTTGCTGCTTTGGTGAATGCTGGTGTGGCAATTGTGAGAGCTTTGGGTGTACTGTCAGAACAATGTAGTAATCCGAAACTCAAGAAAGCTTTAACTGAGATTTGTCTTGATGTGCAAACAGGTGTTAACCTTTCTGATTCTATGCGTAAGCATCCAGACTGTTTTGATGGTTTGTATGTAAGTATGGTGCAAGCTGGAGAAATCGGTGGTGTACTTGATGAGGTTTTAAATCGTCTAGCTAAACTGTTAGAAGATATGGCACGATTACAAAATCAAATCAAATCTGCTATGTCTTATCCAGTGGTAGTAGGTTTTTTGGCAACTGCTATCTTTGTGGGGATGACGGTTTTTCTGATTCCTATTTTTGCCAACATTTTTGAAGATATAGGAGTAGAATTACCAGCACTTACACAATTTTTGATGACTTGTAGTAAAATACTCAGAAGTTATTGGTCTTTGGCGATTATTGCTGGTTTGATTGTTGCTCAAATTGCCTTTAAGCAATATTACAAAACTCCTGTAGGCAAACTCACAGTTGATCGCCTTTCTCTGAAAATGCCTCTGTTTGGTGATTTGATTCAAAAATCTTCTGTTGCTAAATTTAGCCGTACTTTTGGTTCTTTAACTCGTTCTGGTGTACCCATTATTACTTGTTTGGAAATTGTGCGAGATACATCAGGAAACCAAATTATTGCTAACTCTATAGACGCTGCTCGTAAAGAAGTTCAAGAAGGGGGTATGATTAGTACCGCTTTGAACAAAAGCCAAGTTTTCCCAGCAATGGCTATTCAAATGATGATGATTGGGGAAGAAACAGGGGAATTAGATGGTATGTTGATGAAAGTGGCTGATTTCTATGAAGATGAAGTAGAACAGGCTGTGAAATCACTCACCAGCATTTTAGAACCATTAATGATTGTGGTACTTGGGGGGATGGTTGGTACAATTTTGCTGGCAATGTATTTGCCAATGTTCAAGGTATATGAAACCATTGGTTGA
- a CDS encoding type IV pilus twitching motility protein PilT codes for MEFMIEDLMEQLIDMGGSDLHLSAGLPPYFRISGKLTPIGDHILTADQCQRLIFSMLNNTQRKTLEQTWELDCSYGVKGLARFRVNVYKERGAYAACLRALSSKIPNFEKLGLPDIVREMSEKPRGLILVTGPTGSGKTTTLAAMIDLINRTRAEHILTVEDPVEFVYEPIKSLVHQRQVGEDTKSFANALRAALREDPDIILVGEMRDLETISLAISAAETGHLVFGTLHTSSASQTVDRIIDVFPSERQTQVRVQLSNSLVAVFSQTLVPKKNPKPGEYGRVMAQEIMIVTPAISNLIREGKTAQIYSSIQTGGKLGMQTLEKVLADLYKAGTISFEAAMSKTSKPDEVQRLIGATAPPAGAKR; via the coding sequence ATGGAATTCATGATTGAAGATTTGATGGAACAGCTAATAGACATGGGCGGTTCGGATCTGCACTTATCAGCAGGTTTGCCTCCCTATTTCCGCATCAGTGGTAAACTCACCCCTATAGGTGATCACATCCTGACGGCTGATCAATGTCAAAGGCTGATTTTTAGTATGCTCAATAATACCCAGCGTAAAACCCTAGAACAAACCTGGGAATTAGACTGTTCCTATGGCGTGAAAGGGTTGGCTCGCTTCCGGGTAAACGTCTATAAAGAACGTGGTGCTTATGCTGCTTGTTTGCGAGCTTTAAGTTCTAAAATTCCTAACTTTGAAAAATTGGGACTGCCAGATATAGTTCGAGAAATGTCTGAAAAGCCTAGAGGTTTAATTCTCGTTACAGGTCCTACAGGTTCAGGTAAAACTACTACCCTGGCGGCAATGATTGACTTGATCAACCGCACCAGAGCCGAACATATTTTAACAGTTGAAGACCCGGTTGAATTTGTTTATGAACCCATCAAAAGCTTAGTCCACCAACGTCAAGTAGGCGAAGATACAAAGAGTTTTGCTAATGCTTTAAGAGCAGCTTTACGGGAAGATCCAGATATTATTCTGGTGGGTGAAATGCGGGACTTGGAAACTATTTCTTTAGCAATTTCAGCCGCAGAAACAGGTCACTTGGTATTTGGTACACTACACACCAGTTCTGCTTCCCAAACTGTTGACCGGATTATTGACGTTTTTCCATCAGAAAGACAAACACAAGTGCGGGTACAATTATCTAACTCCTTGGTGGCAGTTTTTAGCCAAACTTTAGTACCTAAGAAAAACCCCAAACCAGGTGAATATGGACGGGTAATGGCTCAAGAAATTATGATTGTTACACCTGCTATTTCCAACCTGATTCGGGAAGGTAAAACAGCCCAAATTTATTCTTCTATTCAAACAGGAGGTAAATTAGGGATGCAAACTCTAGAGAAAGTTTTAGCTGATTTATATAAAGCTGGAACTATATCTTTTGAAGCTGCAATGTCTAAGACTTCCAAACCTGATGAAGTTCAACGTTTGATTGGTGCAACAGCACCACCAGCAGGTGCAAAACGTTAA